From Solanum lycopersicum chromosome 8, SLM_r2.1, the proteins below share one genomic window:
- the LOC101256109 gene encoding putative clathrin assembly protein At2g25430: MAPSTIRKAIGAVKDQTSIGIAKVGSNMAPELEVAIVKATSHDDDPASEKYIREILHLTCCSRGYVTACVSSISKRLGKTRDWIVAIKCLMLIHRLLNDGDPVFHQEIMYATRRGTRLLNLSDFRDEAHSNSWDHSAFVRTYALYLDQRLEMMVFERKQNGDGGEIERYGSREERWRSPPASNNRGYDYGEFRDEPGYGMRKSRSSGDVRESTVQDQKDVTPLRQMEPQRIFGKMSHLQRLLDRFLSCRPTGLAKNERMVLVTLYPMVKESFQLYADICEVLAILLDKFFDMEYEDCVKAFDAYASASKQIDELVGFYNWCKDIGIARSSEYPEVQRITSKLLDTLEEFVRDRSKATKSPERKVEPLPTPSEESPPDMNEIKALPPPEDYTPPPPPKPESPKPAAVVQETGDLVDLREEGVTADDQGNKFALALFAGPVTNNGSWEAFSSNGGPEVTSAWQNPAAESGKADWELALVETASHLSQQKATMGGGLDPLLLNGMYDQGMVRQHVATAQSSGGSASSVALPGPGKSSTPVLALPAPDGTVQTVGQDPFAASLSVPPPAYVQMADLEKKQQLLVQEQILWQQYARNGMQGQTSLSKISSGGYQAVGMPYGMPPVNGVGVPPAGGYYYTPY; this comes from the coding sequence ATGGCGCCTAGCACGATTCGGAAGGCGATTGGGGCGGTGAAGGACCAGACAAGCATAGGGATTGCGAAGGTAGGGAGTAATATGGCACCGGAGCTGGAAGTTGCGATTGTTAAGGCGACTAGCCATGATGATGACCCTGCAAGCGAGAAGTATATCCGAGAGATTCTTCATTTGACTTGTTGTTCGCGTGGCTATGTCACTGCTTGTGTTTCATCAATATCTAAGAGGTTAGGCAAAACCAGGGATTGGATCGTTGCCATCAAGTGTTTGATGCTTATTCACCGTCTTCTCAATGATGGTGATCCTGTTTTTCACCAAGAAATTATGTATGCCACCAGGAGAGGCACAAGACTTCTCAATTTGTCTGATTTTCGCGATGAGGCTCATTCTAATTCATGGGATCATTCGGCCTTTGTTAGAACTTATGCTTTGTATTTAGATCAAAGATTGGAGATGATGGTTTTTGAGAGAAAGCAAAATGGGGATGGTGGAGAAATTGAGAGATATGGGTCTAGAGAAGAAAGGTGGAGATCTCCACCTGCCTCTAACAACAGAGGCTATGATTATGGTGAGTTCAGAGATGAGCCTGGTTATGGAATGAGGAAGTCCAGATCGTCTGGGGATGTGAGGGAGTCAACAGTACAGGATCAGAAAGATGTGACCCCATTGCGACAAATGGAACCCCAGAGGATCTTTGGGAAGATGAGTCATTTGCAGAGGTTGTTGGATCGGTTTTTGTCTTGTCGACCAACTGGATTagctaaaaatgaaagaatggTGTTGGTTACTTTGTATCCTATGGTGAAAGAAAGTTTTCAGCTTTATGCTGATATATGTGAGGTTTTAGCTATCTTGTTGGATAAATTCTTTGATATGGAGTATGAGGATTGTGTTAAGGCATTTGATGCATATGCTAGCGCATCAAAGCAGATCGATGAGCTGGTGGGATTCTATAACTGGTGCAAGGATATTGGTATTGCTAGGTCGTCCGAGTATCCAGAAGTTCAGAGGATAACAAGCAAGCTATTGGATACACTAGAGGAGTTTGTGAGGGATAGGTCTAAGGCAACAAAAAGTCCCGAGAGGAAAGTTGAGCCTCTGCCAACTCCATCAGAAGAATCACCACCCGATATGAATGAGATTAAAGCCTTGCCTCCACCAGAGGATTATACTCCTCCACCCCCACCTAAACCAGAGTCTCCTAAGCCAGCGGCAGTGGTTCAGGAGACTGGGGATTTGGTGGATTTAAGGGAAGAGGGTGTTACTGCCGATGATCAAGGAAATAAATTTGCGTTGGCATTGTTTGCAGGGCCTGTAACAAACAATGGATCATGGGAAGCATTCTCCTCCAATGGGGGACCTGAGGTAACCTCTGCTTGGCAGAATCCAGCGGCTGAGAGTGGTAAGGCTGATTGGGAGTTGGCTTTGGTTGAGACAGCTAGTCATCTGTCTCAGCAGAAGGCAACAATGGGTGGTGGACTTGATCCACTGCTGTTGAATGGCATGTATGATCAAGGGATGGTTAGGCAACATGTTGCCACTGCTCAGTCAAGTGGTGGTAGTGCGAGCAGTGTAGCATTACCTGGACCAGGGAAGAGTTCAACACCGGTTTTAGCACTCCCTGCACCCGATGGAACAGTCCAGACCGTTGGACAGGATCCATTTGCTGCATCTTTGAGTGTTCCACCTCCTGCTTATGTACAAATGGCGGATTTGGAGAAGAAACAACAATTACTTGTGCAGGAGCAAATTCTATGGCAGCAATATGCTAGAAATGGGATGCAAGGACAGACGAGTTTGTCCAAGATCAGCAGTGGCGGATACCAAGCAGTTGGGATGCCTTATGGCATGCCACCAGTAAATGGCGTTGGAGTACCCCCTGCAGGAGGGTACTACTACACTCCTTACTGA